Below is a window of Ahaetulla prasina isolate Xishuangbanna chromosome 1, ASM2864084v1, whole genome shotgun sequence DNA.
gctgagacccgttcctgcgggaacccaggacaacatcaacagggaaccttggactacaaataagtgttgcagaccaacagcaacatctgggggctcgtccggacctgttgtgttgtccagaggcgcgatcgttgtctagcggtgcgtcaccttcaccctcattgcttacccgtccgggacgcgacacgtgcacacgtaagtaatgggctcctcgaactcgaaagtctcatcatttcATAGggatgagctttactctctggtgaagaaggctaattgtttgcaaaaggtTAATgacaccactgtctatcctctttctaagaaatctcttacctcttttctgtCCTATGTTCATGAAAAGTGTCCTGCCTACCCGGAGGAAGGTACCCTTAAGAAGGCTACCTGGACGCGCTTGGGAAAATTCCTCCATGAACACCCTCGAGATCCGCCTGATATCCTAGTGACTTGGCGGGCCATTATGGCTGCTCTTGGCACCCTCTATCCTAACTCTCCTTCTACTGATTCCGCTGCTCCGCTCTCTTCTACTACGGATGAAAAAGTCTCTCCACCTCCGTATGaatcttcttctgtctctgtagctgcctctgctccccctgcagacacagctctttctccttctgcagcgtctccccccccgccggaggatacagacatagctgcaggcactctttctgccttggttgccctttcttctctttctctaagaactgaacccccgatatcggcttaccctttaaacctcaatccagcgggagggggacagccgatacacgagaacatcaatgtacgggtgcttaaaaatttaaaagccgttccttcagttcctatgcctgctcattcctttccctcctcctccctttccccccactctgaaccttcaaagcatattgagctagaaagcgtattgtaccaaatacctgtttcttccatcccagctttgaaaactgcctcctttcccctgcctgcctcccttcccccagagcacccctccctttcccccatgggtgatcagcaactgatttggtttaattgcttctctatatctggaaacaatctggaaaagaatttgctcacagcgactacatgggaaacattgggaacttttttccatgaaagtccaagagcccctgtaaaaattctgtacatctggcacatgatccttgaatgcctcattttacttgcagacgtcacttagatcaaaaatgacttaaaaggatccacaatcacagtcatgatttaaactgctgagttttctcagacaagttccccaggtctgtaaatgttgtttgatgatgtgtgtgcttgtgtatgtatgtatgtgatcattttcagacctgcataagaattgtagagataattgtgatgcttgatttgcatggaatgtgtgtatgtgcaaaactcattgagaaggtgtgaaatttctgtgttgtcttttggatttgcaagaaatgtatgcatgtgtgagaaattgtctctgcatgtgtgtatgtgtgtgtgtgtgtgtatctgtctgcataaattccgtatgcaagcagccaggtactttcggaaaaataaaaaaatgtatttttccttttgcaagcaagtgagttacttttggacatttttttcctctttatatgcatgagaatgtctttccagtgagttacttttaacttttttttttctgccctctggcttatcttaactaccccccccccttcgttccttgtagtgccagggaaaagggcgggctacgggggagaaccattcacccccactccatttttttttctctcttctttcttgtctgagaagggagggacaattaggctctctggaagcattgcttttgtaaaaagctatgtaaaaaactatgcagatatattttctttttcaccatgaaaacaattttgattttaatttttaatcatgcatacaattttgattttgcttttaatttttattttttatcttttctggaactttttgaggtttaacctgcctgattaaacctatacctttataaatgttttcaaagcactgagctgactcaaactgtttcctttagctttgtatttttgcagctgttaacatacataataagagttggaagggacccttggaggtcttctagtccaaccccctgcccaggcaggaaaccctacagcatttcagacacatggctatcttcttatgtatggatgcatttttttttaagcgtagatctgttttttggaaaatgcactcaggttttccacataaacagactcaccctaaagcttccgccatgtttttcttttttgaatctgactcagtgtgccccttatttgctgtttgtattgtttctttttcttttttagcagcacaatatgtgccctgttttaggaactatttcagagatgagttagaaagttataggatgtgataagttagaaggttacagaatgtgaagagagagttatagcatggatttgttagtgaccaacttccacacatgaataaaaagggtgggagttgggtttttattgattgattgtctttttctctgtcttccacatagtaagttactcaaatagtaaaaactatttttcaatcttacttgtccccttctcttgattctaatctcacttctcttttcacaactttacagtctctcatttacaaacgtacacatccctattttgttacacATCTACGTAGCTATCAaccttttcctggttttctccag
It encodes the following:
- the LOC131200581 gene encoding uncharacterized protein LOC131200581, with amino-acid sequence MAALGTLYPNSPSTDSAAPLSSTTDEKVSPPPYESSSVSVAASAPPADTALSPSAASPPPPEDTDIAAGTLSALVALSSLSLRTEPPISAYPLNLNPAGGGQPIHENINVRVLKNLKAVPSVPMPAHSFPSSSLSPHSEPSKHIELESVLYQIPVSSIPVWRAMVVISQKSLPAKSHSNQSQETGIPDKNILLFVTSRLSLMELAMLFKADLSNISALQLCGPQFLHFSVMLILAGEFLKMKVKHLERNQECGILLWLEGYHWGLMLGF